A single genomic interval of Malania oleifera isolate guangnan ecotype guangnan chromosome 13, ASM2987363v1, whole genome shotgun sequence harbors:
- the LOC131146202 gene encoding calcineurin B-like protein 4, whose translation MSEIEVLYKLFNKLSRSIINDGLIHKEEFQLALFRNRIKRNFFADRIFDLFDIKRNGVIEFGEFVRSLGVFHPNAPIGDKISFAFRLYDPRQTGYIEQEELRKMVLALLHESDLILSDDDVKTIVDKTFTEADTKGDGVIDQEEWKEYVSKNPSLIKNMTLPYLKDMTFAFPSFLLSAEVEDSEI comes from the exons ATGAGTGAAATAGAAGTCCTATATAAGCTATTTAACAAACTAAGCAGATCAATAATAAATGATGGGCTTATTCACAAG GAAGAATTCCAGCTTGCACTTTTCAGGAACAGAATTAAGAGGAATTTCTTCGCTGACCGG ATATTTGATTTGTTTGATATCAAGCGAAATGGGGTTATCGAGTTTGGAGAATTCGTTCGATCATTGGGCGTCTTTCACCCAAATGCACCTATAGGAGACAAAATTTCAT TTGCATTCAGATTGTATGATCCAAGGCAGACTGGATATATAGAGCAAGAAGAA TTGAGGAAGATGGTTTTGGCGCTTTTACATGAATCGGATCTGATATTATCAGATGATGATGTTAAAACAATTGTGGATAAG ACATTTACCGAAGCAGATACGAAGGGCGATGGAGTGATTGATCAAGAAGAGTGGAAGGAATACGTGTCGAAGAATCCGTCGCTGATCAAGAACATGACCCTTCCCTATTTAAA gGACATGACTTTTGCATTTCCCAGTTTCTTGTTAAGTGCTGAAGTTGAAGATTCAGAAATATAG